A window of Scomber scombrus chromosome 23, fScoSco1.1, whole genome shotgun sequence contains these coding sequences:
- the LOC134005579 gene encoding uncharacterized protein LOC134005579, which produces MTVKPPYRETLMVYKKGGVSWISVSASEFHTVEVRLGWISVSVSESHIVKVQPGEDVTLQCKNTSQFASGAFWSKIVSKTKIVCISAMTGSTRSKIELRYCDGFQSGKFEMSTNISTVSLKIKQVNSSDSGLYYCGIYSKGLPGFSELCLNIEGPTDASPGSTVLIPLNNEPTPCPTEERGSDESYDDVDKTSNKSGVILMLTSVILGGLTAVLVMVIIGLLLKKNTIHNEVR; this is translated from the exons ATGACTGTCAAACCTCCTTATAGGGAGACTCTGATGGTCTACAAGAAGGGAGGAGTGA gctggaTCTCTGTCTCAGCCTCTGAGTTTCACACTGTGGAGGTCCGGCTTG gctggaTCTCTGTCTCAGTTTCTGAGTCTCACATTGTGAAGGTTCAGCCTGGTGAAGATGTTACACTGCAGTGCAAAAATACATCCCAATTTGCGTCTGGCGCTTTCTGGTCCAAAATTGTCAGCAAAACCAAGATCGTCTGTATCTCTGCTATGACCGGTTCTACGAGGTCTAAGATTGAACTTAGGTACTGCGATGGTTTTCAAAGTGGAAAATTTGAAATGAGTACCAACATCTCTACTGTTTCTCTCAAAATCAAACAAGTGAAttcatctgactctggactgtATTACTGTGGAATCTACTCAAAAGGACTTCCAGGTTTCAGTGAGCTATGTTTAAATATTGAAG gaccaacagatgcatctccaggtTCAACAGTCCTGATCCCCCTTAATAATGAACCAACCCCATGTCCAACTGAAGAAAGAG GCAGTGATGAATCATATGATGACGTGGACAAGACATCTAACA AGTCTGGTGTAATATTAATGCTGACGAGTGTGATCCTGGGTGGTCTGACTGCTGTTCTTGTAATGGTCATCATTGGTCTGCTG CTCAAGAAGAACACAATCCACAACGAAGTGAGGTGA